In Achromobacter pestifer, the DNA window TCGCCCAGCGCGTAGCCCGGCGCCACGGCGCCGTCGATCTTCACGGCGCGCAGGCGGTTGAAGTGATTCAACGACTGCGGCGACACGCCCTCGTGCACGCCCAGCAGGTTGTCCAGCTGCACCATGCTGCCGTCGCGCGCCCGCACGTAGATGCCGGAGATGTCGGTGGGGTTGGCGCGGTCGCGCGGGGTCACCTGCACGATCACGTCGTACTGCTCGCCTTCGTCCTTGTAGCGGGTGACCTGGCGGCCGCCCAGCATGGACTCCAGGGTGCGGCCCACGGTGTCCACGTTGGCCCCCACGTCGGCCATCTTGTCGCGGTCCACCCGCACTCGCAGTTCCGGCGTGTTCAGGCGCAGGTCGGTGTCCAGGTTGATCAGGCCGGGATACTTGCGCAGCTCGGTCAGGAAGACCTCGGTCAGGCGCGACAGCTCGGCGTAGGACGCCTGGCTCATGATGATGAATTCCACCGGCTTGGAACGCGCCGACTGGCCCAGCGACGGCGGGTTGGTCGGGAATGCGCGCACCCCGGGCAGCGAAGCGAACTGCGGCTGCAGCTGCTGCGTGATGGCCTGCTGCTTGCGGCTGCGTTCTTCCCAGGGCTTGAGGCGCAGGATGGCGGTGCCGTCCGTCACGGTCGGAAAGCCCACGGTCACCTGGCTACCGCTGGCCTCGGGAATGTCGGAGTAGAACTTTTCGATGCCCAGCATGCTTTCCAGCGTGTAGTTCAGCGTCGCCCCTTCCGGCGAGCTGACGATGCCGAACACCACGCCGCGGTCCTCGATGGGCGCCAATTCGCTCTTGACCACCTTGAACAGCACGCCGCTGGCCGCCGCGACCGCCACGCCTATCACCACCACCAGCCAGCGGTGGCGCAGCGACGCCCCCAGCGCGCGCCGGTAGCCGTTGCTCATGGCGTTGAGCCAGCCTTCGATCAGGTTGTACCAACGGCTATGGCTGCTCTCGTGGCGCAGCAGCACCGAACACATCATGGGGGTGAGCGTCAGCGCCACGAAGCCCGACACCAGCACCGCCCCGGCCAGCGCCAGCGCGAATTCGATGAACAGCCGTCCGGTGCGGCCGGTGGCGAAGGCCAGCGGCGCGTACACGGTGACCAGGGTCATGGTCATCGCGACCACCGCGAAGCCGATCTCGCGCGATCCGCGCAGCGCGGCCTCCTTGCGCGGCATGCCTTCTTCGATGTGGCGGAAGATGTTCTCCAGCACCACGATCGCGTCGTCCACCACCAGGCCGATGGCCAGCACCATGGCCAGCAGGGTCAGCGTGTTGATGGAAAAGCCGAACAGGTACATCAGCGCGCAGGCACCCACCAGCGACACCGGAATGGTGACGATGGGGATGATGCTGGCGCGCAGGTTGCGCAGGAAGAAGAAGATCACCAGCACCACCAGCACGATGGCTTCGCCGATGGTGTGGAACACGGAATCGATGGAACGTTCGATGAACACCGACGAGTCGTAGGCGATGTTCAGCTTCATGCCGGCCGGCAGGTTCTCGTTCAGGCGCGCCACTTCCTCGCGCGCGGCCTTGGACAGTTCCAGCGGGTTGGCGGTGGACTGCCGCGTCACGCCGATATTGATGGCGGGCTTGCCGTTGAAGCGCGACAGCACGCGGTCGCTGGCGGCGGCAATCTCCACGTTGGACACGTCGCGCAGGCGGACCGGATAGCCTTTGACGTTGGCGACGATCACGTTCTCGAACTGCGCCGGCGTCTGCAGGTCGGTGGAAGACACCACCGAGAACTCGCGTGCGCGCGATTCGATGCGGCCGGCCGGGATCTCCACGTTTTGGCTGCGCAGCGCGGCTTCCACGTCCTGCACGGTCAGGCCGTAGGCGGCGAGCTTGTCGCGGTCCACGTAGATGCGCATGGACGGCAGGCGTTCGCCGAAGACGCGCACCTCGGCCGCGCCGGGCAGCACCGACAGGCGGGTCTTGATGTAGCGGTTGATGTAGTCCGAGGTCTGGATCGCGGAGTACGAACCGGACTCGACCGCGATGTAGATGATGGGCTGGGAATCCGCCTCGACCTTGCCGATGATGGGCTCGTCGATCTCGTCGGGCAGGAAGCGGCGCGCGCGCGAGACCTTGTCGCGGACTTCCGCGGCGGCGGCGTCCGGATTGCGCGACAGGTTGAACTTGATGTTGATCAGGCTGCGTTCCGAGCGGCTGCGCGAGGTCATCACGTCCACGCCCTCGATGCCGGCCAACTGGTCTTCCAGCGGCTTGGTCACCTGCGATTCGATCACCTCGGGCGAGGCGCCCTTGTAGGTGGTGTCCACCGAAACAATGGGCTCGTCGATCTTTGGATATTCGCGCACGGTCAGGCGCGAATACGAAATCAGGCCGATCAGCACGATGATCAGCGACAGGACCGATGCGAACACCGGCCGCTTGATGCAGGTTTCCGAGATACGCATTGCGCTACCGCCAAAAATGGAAAAAGGCCGGCGTCACGCGCCGTGGCCCAGAACGGTCACCGCGGCGCCGTCCGTCACCCGTTGCAAGCCCGACACCACCAGTTGGTCGCCCGCCGCCACCCCGGTCAGGATCTCGACGCGGCCCTCGCGGCGCTCGCCGATGGTGACCTCGCGCCGCTGCGCCACGCCGTCCTGGATCCGGTAGACATATTGGGTCGCGCCCGAGGGCGACAGCGCGGCTTCCGGCGCGACCAGCGCCTTGTCCTGGCTGAACTGCAATTGCACGCGGGCGAACATGCCTGGCCGCAGCACCGCGTCCTTGTTGGCGACCGTGGCGCGCAACAGGATGGAACGCCCGCCCGCGTCGACCAGGGGGCTGACCGCATAGACCACGCCCGGGCGCTCCTGGCCCGGCAGCGCATCCATGCGCAGCGTCAGCGGCTGGCCCACGCCCACTTTGCTCAAGTACATCTCGGGCACGCGGAAGTCCACCTTGAGCGGATCGATCGCCTCCAACGGGGCCAGGTCCTGGCCCTGGTTGACGTAGTCGCCCACGGACACGCTGCGCAAGCCCGCAATGCCGCCGAACGGCGCCGAGATCGTCATCTTGTCCAGCCGCGCCTGCGCCAGCGCCACGGCGGCTTCCTGCACCTTCAGCGTGCTGGCGGATTCGTCACGGGCCTGCTGGCTGACGAAGCCCTTGCCCTGCAGCTCCACCGAACGCCGGTAGTGGCTTTGGGCCAGGGTCAGGTTGGCGCGCGCCTGGGCCAGCTCGGCGCGCGGCACGGAATCGTCCAGGCGGATCAGCACGTCGCCGCGCTTGACCGGCTGGCCTTCCTTGAAATCGATGGACTGGATGCGGCCCGCGACCTCGGGCCGCAGCACCACGGACTCGTCGGAGCGCAGGCTGCCCACGGCCGAAATGCCGCGCGCGAAAGGAATTTCCTTGACGACGGCCACTTCGACCCGGACAGGCGCGGCGCGCGTGACCAAGGGCGCTTCAACGGCGCCGGGTTGCGGACTGACGGTTCCGAACGCGAGCCAGCGCGGCACAAAAACGCCGAGCGCGGCCCCCGCGGCCAACCCTGCCGCTACGGCGGCGAGCAGTACTGCTTTTTTCATGCGCGAATGTGGCGGTATTGCGGCGCGGGCCTGGCGTGCCCCCACGCGGACTGCGCCGCAGGAACTGGAATGAGGGTTGGCACTTTAGCACCCGGATTTACATACTGGAACAATCCTGAAGCCGGATGAAAGAACTAAATCCGCCCCAAAGGGCGGATTTGAGGGTATATCCCGATGCCGTCAGCCCCGCTTGGCCGATTCCACGCCCAGATTGGCCAATTGGTCGGCCCGTTCGTTGCCGGGATCGCCCGCGTGTCCGCGGACCCAGCGCCAGGACACCGTATGGCGCTGCACCTGTTCGTCCAGCAGCTGCCACAGTTCGACGTTCTTGACCGGCTTCTTGTCGGCCGTCATCCAGCCGCGCCGCTTCCAGTTGGCCAGCCATTCGGTCATGCCCTTCATCACGTACTGGGAGTCCGTATGAATGGTGACCGTGCATGGGCGCTTGAGCGCGCGCAGGCCCTGGATGACCGCCAGCAGTTCCATCCGGTTGTTGGTGGTCTGGAGTTCGCCGCCGTGCAGCGTCTTTTCGTGGCCGCCGGCGCGCATCAGCACGCCCCAGCCGCCCGGACCGGGATTGCCCTTGCAGGCGCCGTCGGTCCACATTTCCACTTTCTGCTCGTTCGCTTTTTCGTCCTGCATGGTGCTGCCTGGTATTCCTTGCTAAATAATTTGGCCCCGCGGCGCGGGGCCATGCCTTCAAGAGCCGTCGTCCACATGGCGGTTGACCACCACCGACGCGGCGCGGGCGCGCTTGGGCTTGGCCTTCTTCCAGGCCGGCCCAATGATACGCATGCCGGCCACCCGCTTGACGGCAGACACCAGATAGACCGCGCCGCCCACGCTCCACCAGCGGGCGCCCGCCGACTCCAGGAAGGACCAGCGCTGCAGCCATTTTTCGCTGCGGCAGGCCGGCGCGTAGCAGCCGAACTGGCTGGCCTCGACCTCCAGCGACAGCAGCTTGAACCAGTCCTTCAGGCGCGGCAAGGACACCTGGGACGATGGCGGCTGCGGCAGCCAGGGCTCCATGCCGGGCATGCGGGTGCGCGCCCCCCACATGCTCCAGGGATTGAAGCCCGAGATCACCACCCGCCCTTCCGGCACCAGCACGCGTTCGACCTCGCGCAGCACGTTATGCGGCTCTTGCGCGCACTCGAAGGCATGCGGCAGGATCAGCAGATCCACGCTCTGGGATTCGAACGGCAGGGCCTCCGGCTCGGCCAGCACCACCCGCGACTGCCAACCGGCCGCGCTCTCGGCGGACGGGGTCTCGGTGCCCACATAGCCTTTGAAGGGCATGCGGTTGGCGCGCAGCAGATTCATGTCCGCCAGGCCCACCTGCCAGGCGTAATATCCGAACACGTCCGCGACAGCCGCGTCGAACTGCGCCCGCTCCCAGGCCAGGACGTATTGTCCCGGCGGCGTCTGGAACCATTCGGCCAGTTCTACAATCGGCGGAGTATCTTCTGCCACGTTCTATTCCTTCGAATCCCATGCAAGCCTTGACCGCCCCCACAGGCGGCCGCGATCGCAACGCCGCGGTCTTGCCTCTACCCGCCTTCAACGACAACTACATCTGGGCCATCGTCCGCGGCGGCGAAGCCGCCGTGGTGGACCCCGGCGATGCCGGCCCGGTGCTGCAATGGCTGGCCCAGAACGGCTTGAGACTGCGCGCCATTCTACTCACGCACCATCACGGCGACCATGTGGGCGGTGTTCCGGAATTGTCCCGCATCGAGGGCATTACCGTATACGGCCCCGCGCAGGAACAACTGCCGCGCTGCGACGTGCGTCTGGCGCAGGGCGACCGCGTGGCGATCCCGGAACTGGATCTGGACCTGGCCGTGCTGGATGTGCCCGGACACACGGCCGGCCACATCGCCTACTTCGGCCGCGCGGCCGGCCTGGAGCCGGTTCTGTTCTGTGGCGACACCCTGTTTGCGGGCGGTTGCGGCCGTCTTTTCGAAGGCACTCCGGCGCAAATGCATGATTCTTTAGGGAAATTTGCTGTTTTACCGCCAGATACACAGGTTTTTTGCGCACACGAGTACACTCTAGCGAACTTGCGCTGGGCCTTGGCAGTCGATCCGGCCAACCGCAGCCTGCAACAGTGGCACCAGCAGGCCCAGCAATTACGAGCAGAAGGTCTTCCCACGCTTCCGTCCACCATCGGGCAGGAACGCGCGGCCAATCCGTTTTTGCGCACGCAAGAAGTTGAGGTCGTCCACGCCGCAGAGCGCTGGGCCGGCCACAGCCACGCTACGCCGGTAGAGGTTTTTGCCTCCCTTCGTGAATGGAAGAACGATTTCAAGTGACAACCTGATGAATCTATCCCGACTCCTTCTGCCGCTCATGCTGGCAGTCCTCGCCGGTTGCGCAGGAACCAAAGCCCCCGATAGCAAGAACCTCACCACCAATTCCCAAGGGCGATACATCGCCCGCGACACGTCCCGGACGGTGGATCTGACCAACCCGCCCGCCGACGCCTGGGACCGCATCCGCCGCGGTTTCGCCATCCCCAACCTGAACACCGACCTCTCGCAGCAGTGGACCGACTATTACGCGTCCCACCCCGAGGCAGTGCAGCGCATGGCGGAACGGGCCGGCAAGTACCTGTATTTCATCGTCGACGAGATCAACCGCCGCGGCCTGCCGACCGAACTGGCGCTGCTGCCCTTCGTCGAAAGCGCCTACAACCCGACCGCGCTGTCGCGCGCCCAGGCTTCGGGCCTGTGGCAGTTCGTGCCGGCCACCGGCCAGCACTTCAACCTGAAGCAGGACTGGTGGCGCGACGAGCGCCGCGACCCCATCGCCTCGACCAACGCGGCGCTGGACTACCTGGAAAAGCTGTTTGAAATGCAGGGCGACTGGTACCTGGCGCTGGCCTCGTACAACTGGGGCGAAGGCTCGGTGCAGCGTGCCATGGCCAAGAACGAAGCGGCCGGCCAGGGCACGGACTACCTGTCCCTGAACATGCCCGACGAAACCCGCAACTACGTGCCCAAGCTGCAGGCCATCAAGAACATCATCGCCGATCCGCAACGCTATGCGGTGGCCCTGCCGCCGGTGGGCAACACGCCCTACTTCGTGACGGTGCAGAAGAACAGCGACATCGACCTGGAAATCGCCGCCAAGCTGGCCGAAATGCCGCTGGACGAATTCAAGGCGCTGAACCCCTCGTTCAACCGCCCCGTGATCCGCGGCGACCACGGCCCCACCCTGCTGCTGCCGGCCGACCGCGTCGAGATCTTCAACGCCAACCTGACCAACTACAAGGGCGACCTCAGCGCCTGGAAGATCTACCACTCGCGCCGCGGCGAATCCTACGCCTCGATCGCCAAGCGTTTCGGCGTGAGCGAAGCCACGCTGCGCCAGACCAACGACATCGGTTCGCGCCAGAAATCCGCGTCCGGCCAATCCCTGCTGGTGCCTGGCGATCCCGGCACGGGCGGCGTGCAGCTGGCCTCGCTGGCCACGCCGGTGGGCGCGCTGGACTCGGCGCCGTCGGACAACAAGGCCGCCGCCCCGCGCGGCCGCGCCGCCCAGGCGCCGGCCGCGCGCGTGGCCAGCGCCCGCCCCAATGTCCGCACCCACAAGGTGCGCCAGGGCGATACGCTGTTCTCGCTGGCCAAGCAATACGGCACCTCGGTCGACGCGCTGCGCGCGCTCAACAACATCAAGGGCAGCGCCCTGAAGGTGGGCTCGCAGCTGCGCGTGCCGGGCACCAACGCCCGCGGCTGATCGCGGCAGGAACAAAAAAAGACGTGCCATGAAGCACCCCAAAAGTTGGACTAATGTCCGACTTCTGGGGTGTTTCATTCTCTGTGGGCGATATTTCTGTAGAGTTGTGCACGCTACTTACGCGATTGGCCGTGAAACCACGTGCCGTCGAGCACAGGCCCAATAAGTTGCGCACGGGGATGACTCCGCAATAGGTTGCGAGGTTCGCTTGCCGCGACCCCACTGCCCCTCCTTAGGCTTGTTTTATAGCGAAATTAGTGAAATTATGTGTTTACGATAATTTTTATAATTTCCGTACATATGAACCCCGTCCTGAACCCCTATGCACCTGGCGCGGGCAGCCCGCCTCCCGAGCTAGCGGGACGTGACGACATCCGCGAGGGAGTGCGCGTGTGTTTGGAACGCCTAAAGCTGGGCAGACAAGCCAAGAGCGTCTTGTTGCTCGGCCTTCGTGGCGTCGGAAAGACCGTTCTTTTGGACAAGATGCGCTCGGATGCGGAAGAAAGAGGCACGCACACCGTCCGCATCGAAGCTCCGGAGAATAAGTCGTTGCCAGCACTGCTGGCCCCCCAACTCCGCCTGGCCCTGTTGCGCTTGAGCAGAGTGGAGGCCGCCAAGGATGTCGCGATCAGGGGTCTAAGGGGCCTGGCTGGCTTCGCAAAGAGGCTCAAAGTATCGTTTGCCGACATCGAAGTCGGCTTCGATTACGAACCAGAACCCGGCCTTGCCGATAACGGCGACTTAGAAGAGGATCTTGCTGCACTCCTTGAGCAAGTTGGGCGTGCTGCCCAAGCCGCGAATACCGTGGTCGCCCTCTTCATTGATGAACTCCAATACGTTGAAGAGGCGCAACTTGCGGCGCTGATCTCGGCGCTACACCGATGCGCTCAACAGCAGTTGCCCGTTACCTTGATCGGTGCGGGACTACCCCAGCTGCGCGGTCGCATGGGCCAGGCAAAGTCTTATGCGGAACGACTGTTTAATTTTGCCGAGATTGGCGCGTTAAGCAAGGCTGATGCAACGTTGGCCATCAACGTGCCGGCCAATAACGAGAACGTCGAAATTGAGCCAGCAGCCATCGATGCGATCATTGCCGTAACTCAAGGGTATCCGTACTTCCTGCAAGAGTGGGGAAAATGCGCGTGGGATGTGGCAGATGCCAGCCCGATCACTGCGGAGGACGTCGAGAATGCGTCACGCGAGGCTATCGCGGCATTGGATGAAGGCTTTTTTCGCGTCCGATTCGATCGCCTTACGCCGGCCGAAAAAAAGTATTTACGCGCCATGGCGGATTTAGGGCCGGGCCCTCATAGATCCGGTGATATCGCGCAGCAGCTAGGGCGGCCCGTTGCGTCCTTCGGTCCCGTTCGTGGCTCCCTGATTGTCAAAGGCATGATCTGGAGCCCGACACATGGCGACACAGCGTTTACGGTCCCCACTTTTGACGAATTCATGAAACGCATCATGCCCGGAGACGGCTGGCAGACTAACTGAGGCCAATATTTCGATAGGCTTCATGGGGGTCTATCCTTGAAGACAGCCCCCGAACTGTATCCTAACGCCCAACACCCGCGAACTGCGCGCTCCATTGCGCCAGCTGGCCTGCCGTAACGCCCACGCCGCCGCACAGGATGACCGCCACCGAGCGGGCGTTCTTCAGGAATTCCGAACCGCTGTCCAGCGCCGCCACCGAGGCGCCGCAGGCGGGCTCGACCAGGATGCGGTGCTCCAGCAGCACGTCCTCGCAGGCCGCCACCGCGGCGGCGTCCGACACCACCACGCTCTCGATGCGGTGCTCCTTCGCCAAGTCCACGGCGCGGTCGCAGACCTGCCGCGCGCCCAATGAGGTCGCAATGGACCGGATCTCGGGCAACAACACCGGCGCCCCCGCGCCCAGGGCCTGGGCATAGGAGTCGGCGCCCGCCGTCTCGGCCGCAATCACCGGGACCTCGGCCCAGCCATTGCGCCGCAAGCCCTCGACCACACCGCACAGCAGGCCGCCGCCGCCGACCGAACAGATGACCGCATCCGGCCGGCCGCCCTGCCGGGCCAGCTCGTCGATCATGGTCGCGTGGCCCTCCCACAGCAAGGGGTCGTCGAAGGGATGCAGGAACGCGTCCGCCTCGGTCATGAGTTCCAGCGCGCGAGCGTTGGCCTCCATCCAGGAGGCGCCATGCACGATGACTTCCGCGCCCTCGGAACGGATCAGGCTCTTGGCGCGCTCCGAGGTCGTGGCCGGCACCACCACCGTCACCGGCGTGGCCAGCATGCGGCCGGCGTAGGCCACCGCATAGCCGGCGTTGCCGCCCGACGAGGAAATGAAGCGCCGGGCGCCGCGGGATTTGTAGATCTGGCAGGCATGGCCTATGCCGCGGGCCTTGAACGAGCCGCTGGGCTGCAGCGCCTCCATCTTCAGGCGCACGTCCTTGCCGCTGCGCAGGGAGAAGGCGCGGGATGCGAGCGCCGGGGTTTCGATATGGATTGCCATGTTCTGTGTTCTGAAAAAGTGAATCGGGTCGCGGCCTCAGGCCGCACTGGCCACCACGCAGCAGACGTTGCCCGGCACGACGATGCCGGGATGCCGCTTGGCGAAGACGACGCCGCTGGTTCCGTAAACCAGTTCGACCGGCGCGCGCCGCGGATCGAAGGTCTGGTGGATGCGCCCTGCGGGCTGGCCGGCCTCAACCGCCTCTCCATGCCGATGATAGGCCTCGAACACGCCTCGTTCCGAGGCGATGACGTAGGACTTGGCCCCGGAGACCTTGAACAAAGCCGCAGGCTGCGCCGCGGGCGGCTGGGCACAGGCCTGGTCCAGCACGCCCCAGTGCGCCAGCACGCGCTGCGCGCCGGCGCGGCATAGCGCGAGCGCGCTGTCCGTCACGGTGCCGCGCCCCGCCATCTCGGTGCTGACGCAGGTGAGTCCTGCCGCCACCGCCGTGGCGACGCTGGTGCGCGTGTCGCCCAACGTGTCCAGCAGCACGTTGAATGGCGCGCCGAAGGCCATCACGGCATCGATATTGCGCTGGGTCTGCTCCGCATCCTGCGAAGGCTGGACCAGGGCGCTGGGAATGATGTCCAGGGACGAACCGCCCGAATGCAGGCTCAGGAACGCGTCGCCGCGCGAGAACAGCTCGTCGCTGACGTAGGCGGCGATCTGTTCCGTGATGCTGCCCGCATGGTCGCCGGGAAACGTGCGGTTCAGGTTCTTGCCGTCCAGCGGCGAGGTGCGCAGGCCGGCTTCCGCAGCCGGCGCGTTGAGCGCAGGCATGACGATCAGCCGGCCGCGGATGCGCTCCAGAGGCAGGTCGCGGATGAATTCGCCCAGCACGATCTGGCCTTCGTACTCGTCGCCATGGTTGCCGCCTTCCAGGATGACGGTGGGGCCGTCGCCGTTCGCCAGCACCGCCATGGGTATGCGCACCGTGCCCCAGGCGTCGTCGTGGGGCGACTGCGGAATATGCAGG includes these proteins:
- a CDS encoding efflux RND transporter permease subunit; amino-acid sequence: MRISETCIKRPVFASVLSLIIVLIGLISYSRLTVREYPKIDEPIVSVDTTYKGASPEVIESQVTKPLEDQLAGIEGVDVMTSRSRSERSLINIKFNLSRNPDAAAAEVRDKVSRARRFLPDEIDEPIIGKVEADSQPIIYIAVESGSYSAIQTSDYINRYIKTRLSVLPGAAEVRVFGERLPSMRIYVDRDKLAAYGLTVQDVEAALRSQNVEIPAGRIESRAREFSVVSSTDLQTPAQFENVIVANVKGYPVRLRDVSNVEIAAASDRVLSRFNGKPAINIGVTRQSTANPLELSKAAREEVARLNENLPAGMKLNIAYDSSVFIERSIDSVFHTIGEAIVLVVLVIFFFLRNLRASIIPIVTIPVSLVGACALMYLFGFSINTLTLLAMVLAIGLVVDDAIVVLENIFRHIEEGMPRKEAALRGSREIGFAVVAMTMTLVTVYAPLAFATGRTGRLFIEFALALAGAVLVSGFVALTLTPMMCSVLLRHESSHSRWYNLIEGWLNAMSNGYRRALGASLRHRWLVVVIGVAVAAASGVLFKVVKSELAPIEDRGVVFGIVSSPEGATLNYTLESMLGIEKFYSDIPEASGSQVTVGFPTVTDGTAILRLKPWEERSRKQQAITQQLQPQFASLPGVRAFPTNPPSLGQSARSKPVEFIIMSQASYAELSRLTEVFLTELRKYPGLINLDTDLRLNTPELRVRVDRDKMADVGANVDTVGRTLESMLGGRQVTRYKDEGEQYDVIVQVTPRDRANPTDISGIYVRARDGSMVQLDNLLGVHEGVSPQSLNHFNRLRAVKIDGAVAPGYALGEVLAHMHQVARDVLPNTIVTDLDGQSREFRDSSGSIYLVFAMALAFIYLVLAAQFESWRNPFIIMLSVPLSMTGALLALWLTGGTLSIYSQIGLITLVGLITKHGILIVEFTNQLRDEGKELFEAVVEASVLRLRPILMTTGAMVLGTVPLALSTGAGAESRQQIGWVLVGGLMLGTLLTLFVVPVAYTLIATARKKPGQAGSAAHHPDPAPAPHAQPASPAQASE
- a CDS encoding efflux RND transporter periplasmic adaptor subunit, with product MKKAVLLAAVAAGLAAGAALGVFVPRWLAFGTVSPQPGAVEAPLVTRAAPVRVEVAVVKEIPFARGISAVGSLRSDESVVLRPEVAGRIQSIDFKEGQPVKRGDVLIRLDDSVPRAELAQARANLTLAQSHYRRSVELQGKGFVSQQARDESASTLKVQEAAVALAQARLDKMTISAPFGGIAGLRSVSVGDYVNQGQDLAPLEAIDPLKVDFRVPEMYLSKVGVGQPLTLRMDALPGQERPGVVYAVSPLVDAGGRSILLRATVANKDAVLRPGMFARVQLQFSQDKALVAPEAALSPSGATQYVYRIQDGVAQRREVTIGERREGRVEILTGVAAGDQLVVSGLQRVTDGAAVTVLGHGA
- the rnhA gene encoding ribonuclease HI — protein: MQDEKANEQKVEMWTDGACKGNPGPGGWGVLMRAGGHEKTLHGGELQTTNNRMELLAVIQGLRALKRPCTVTIHTDSQYVMKGMTEWLANWKRRGWMTADKKPVKNVELWQLLDEQVQRHTVSWRWVRGHAGDPGNERADQLANLGVESAKRG
- a CDS encoding class I SAM-dependent methyltransferase; its protein translation is MAEDTPPIVELAEWFQTPPGQYVLAWERAQFDAAVADVFGYYAWQVGLADMNLLRANRMPFKGYVGTETPSAESAAGWQSRVVLAEPEALPFESQSVDLLILPHAFECAQEPHNVLREVERVLVPEGRVVISGFNPWSMWGARTRMPGMEPWLPQPPSSQVSLPRLKDWFKLLSLEVEASQFGCYAPACRSEKWLQRWSFLESAGARWWSVGGAVYLVSAVKRVAGMRIIGPAWKKAKPKRARAASVVVNRHVDDGS
- the gloB gene encoding hydroxyacylglutathione hydrolase, with amino-acid sequence MQALTAPTGGRDRNAAVLPLPAFNDNYIWAIVRGGEAAVVDPGDAGPVLQWLAQNGLRLRAILLTHHHGDHVGGVPELSRIEGITVYGPAQEQLPRCDVRLAQGDRVAIPELDLDLAVLDVPGHTAGHIAYFGRAAGLEPVLFCGDTLFAGGCGRLFEGTPAQMHDSLGKFAVLPPDTQVFCAHEYTLANLRWALAVDPANRSLQQWHQQAQQLRAEGLPTLPSTIGQERAANPFLRTQEVEVVHAAERWAGHSHATPVEVFASLREWKNDFK
- a CDS encoding transglycosylase SLT domain-containing protein, whose translation is MNLSRLLLPLMLAVLAGCAGTKAPDSKNLTTNSQGRYIARDTSRTVDLTNPPADAWDRIRRGFAIPNLNTDLSQQWTDYYASHPEAVQRMAERAGKYLYFIVDEINRRGLPTELALLPFVESAYNPTALSRAQASGLWQFVPATGQHFNLKQDWWRDERRDPIASTNAALDYLEKLFEMQGDWYLALASYNWGEGSVQRAMAKNEAAGQGTDYLSLNMPDETRNYVPKLQAIKNIIADPQRYAVALPPVGNTPYFVTVQKNSDIDLEIAAKLAEMPLDEFKALNPSFNRPVIRGDHGPTLLLPADRVEIFNANLTNYKGDLSAWKIYHSRRGESYASIAKRFGVSEATLRQTNDIGSRQKSASGQSLLVPGDPGTGGVQLASLATPVGALDSAPSDNKAAAPRGRAAQAPAARVASARPNVRTHKVRQGDTLFSLAKQYGTSVDALRALNNIKGSALKVGSQLRVPGTNARG
- a CDS encoding ATP-binding protein, with the translated sequence MNPVLNPYAPGAGSPPPELAGRDDIREGVRVCLERLKLGRQAKSVLLLGLRGVGKTVLLDKMRSDAEERGTHTVRIEAPENKSLPALLAPQLRLALLRLSRVEAAKDVAIRGLRGLAGFAKRLKVSFADIEVGFDYEPEPGLADNGDLEEDLAALLEQVGRAAQAANTVVALFIDELQYVEEAQLAALISALHRCAQQQLPVTLIGAGLPQLRGRMGQAKSYAERLFNFAEIGALSKADATLAINVPANNENVEIEPAAIDAIIAVTQGYPYFLQEWGKCAWDVADASPITAEDVENASREAIAALDEGFFRVRFDRLTPAEKKYLRAMADLGPGPHRSGDIAQQLGRPVASFGPVRGSLIVKGMIWSPTHGDTAFTVPTFDEFMKRIMPGDGWQTN
- a CDS encoding pyridoxal-phosphate dependent enzyme, which codes for MAIHIETPALASRAFSLRSGKDVRLKMEALQPSGSFKARGIGHACQIYKSRGARRFISSSGGNAGYAVAYAGRMLATPVTVVVPATTSERAKSLIRSEGAEVIVHGASWMEANARALELMTEADAFLHPFDDPLLWEGHATMIDELARQGGRPDAVICSVGGGGLLCGVVEGLRRNGWAEVPVIAAETAGADSYAQALGAGAPVLLPEIRSIATSLGARQVCDRAVDLAKEHRIESVVVSDAAAVAACEDVLLEHRILVEPACGASVAALDSGSEFLKNARSVAVILCGGVGVTAGQLAQWSAQFAGVGR
- a CDS encoding succinylglutamate desuccinylase/aspartoacylase family protein, giving the protein MTKPTFRESPPLRDRQVSHLPARNPQCATAFTDIDFDASGRQAGFLHIPQSPHDDAWGTVRIPMAVLANGDGPTVILEGGNHGDEYEGQIVLGEFIRDLPLERIRGRLIVMPALNAPAAEAGLRTSPLDGKNLNRTFPGDHAGSITEQIAAYVSDELFSRGDAFLSLHSGGSSLDIIPSALVQPSQDAEQTQRNIDAVMAFGAPFNVLLDTLGDTRTSVATAVAAGLTCVSTEMAGRGTVTDSALALCRAGAQRVLAHWGVLDQACAQPPAAQPAALFKVSGAKSYVIASERGVFEAYHRHGEAVEAGQPAGRIHQTFDPRRAPVELVYGTSGVVFAKRHPGIVVPGNVCCVVASAA